In Streptomyces sp. NBC_00414, a single window of DNA contains:
- a CDS encoding YiaA/YiaB family inner membrane protein has protein sequence MSETQVKQQSTAAFYGQAVLSFAVAIIATAIGIFKLEADTWVRAFLGIAVLYLVTSAFTLAKVIRDRQEAGQIVSRVDQARLEKLLAEHDPFEKL, from the coding sequence ATGAGTGAGACACAGGTCAAGCAGCAGTCCACCGCGGCCTTCTACGGCCAGGCGGTCCTCTCCTTCGCGGTCGCGATCATCGCCACCGCCATCGGTATCTTCAAGCTGGAGGCCGACACCTGGGTGCGCGCCTTCCTGGGAATCGCCGTGCTGTACCTCGTGACCTCGGCGTTCACTCTCGCCAAGGTGATCCGGGACCGGCAGGAGGCCGGCCAGATCGTCAGCCGTGTCGACCAGGCCCGCCTGGAGAAGCTCCTCGCCGAGCACGACCCCTTCGAGAAGCTGTGA
- a CDS encoding ArsR/SmtB family transcription factor — MTSSRSGGRGGAAGLAALASLVADETRAGFLLALLDGRAWTAGELARHAGVAASTASEHLGKLVAGGLLTEERQGRHRYVRLADARVAQLVEDLAAQVSPTATARPRTLREAGAGSAMARGRTCYDHLAGRLGIAVTDALTGLGLLRQDTGFALTDEGVSWFDDLGAPLVRTGRRPLARACLDWTERRPHLAGVAGAALCRHALDAAWCVRIGSERAVKVTERGEQALSRLLGIQAETLRF, encoded by the coding sequence ATGACCTCCTCACGTAGCGGGGGGCGGGGTGGGGCCGCCGGGCTTGCCGCTCTTGCCTCTCTGGTCGCCGACGAGACGCGGGCCGGGTTCCTGCTGGCGCTGCTCGACGGGCGGGCCTGGACCGCCGGGGAACTCGCACGGCACGCCGGGGTCGCCGCGTCGACGGCCAGCGAGCACCTGGGCAAGCTGGTCGCGGGCGGGCTGCTCACCGAGGAGCGGCAGGGGCGGCACCGGTACGTGCGGCTGGCCGACGCCCGCGTCGCCCAACTCGTCGAGGACCTCGCCGCCCAGGTGTCGCCGACGGCAACCGCGCGGCCGCGCACGCTGCGCGAGGCCGGGGCCGGCAGCGCGATGGCCAGGGGCCGCACGTGCTACGACCACCTGGCAGGCCGCCTCGGCATCGCGGTCACCGACGCGCTCACCGGGCTCGGGCTGCTCCGCCAGGACACCGGGTTCGCGCTCACGGACGAGGGGGTGAGCTGGTTCGACGACCTGGGCGCCCCTCTCGTACGGACCGGTCGCCGCCCGCTCGCCCGGGCCTGCCTGGACTGGACCGAACGGCGCCCTCACCTCGCGGGAGTGGCGGGCGCCGCCCTGTGCCGGCACGCCCTGGACGCGGCCTGGTGCGTACGCATCGGCTCGGAACGGGCCGTCAAGGTGACGGAGAGGGGCGAGCAGGCACTCTCGCGACTACTGGGGATCCAGGCAGAAACCCTGCGCTTCTAG
- a CDS encoding TetR/AcrR family transcriptional regulator, giving the protein MCAMARPRKPLLSTDRIVAAARTLVDAEGLAAVSTRRLAAELGVSGPSLYNHFRTKDQILEAVADSVSAQVDLSMFEDGRDWRTALHDWAVSYRAALRDHPNIVPVLARGPGRRPAGLRLADAVFGGMVAAGWPAAQATSIGALMRYFVTGSALSSFAGGFVDDETAYDPADYPHLGQAHLLAEQPEKIDERAFETGLTALLDGLALQFEGLRG; this is encoded by the coding sequence ATGTGCGCCATGGCCCGACCGCGCAAGCCCCTCCTCAGCACCGACCGCATCGTCGCGGCGGCCCGGACACTGGTGGACGCCGAGGGCCTCGCCGCGGTCTCCACGCGGCGGCTGGCCGCGGAACTGGGGGTGAGCGGGCCGTCCCTCTACAACCACTTCCGCACGAAGGACCAGATCCTGGAGGCCGTCGCGGACTCCGTGAGCGCGCAGGTCGACCTGTCGATGTTCGAGGACGGGCGGGACTGGCGGACGGCGCTGCACGACTGGGCCGTGTCCTACCGGGCGGCCCTGCGCGACCACCCCAACATCGTGCCGGTCCTCGCCCGCGGGCCGGGGCGGCGGCCGGCCGGGCTGCGGCTCGCTGACGCGGTGTTCGGGGGGATGGTCGCCGCGGGGTGGCCTGCGGCGCAGGCGACGTCCATCGGGGCGTTGATGCGGTACTTCGTGACGGGGTCCGCGCTTTCTTCGTTCGCCGGGGGGTTCGTGGACGACGAGACGGCTTACGATCCCGCGGATTATCCGCATCTCGGGCAGGCGCATCTGCTTGCCGAGCAGCCGGAGAAGATTGATGAGCGGGCCTTTGAGACGGGGCTCACGGCGTTGCTGGACGGGTTGGCGTTGCAGTTCGAGGGGCTGCGCGGGTAG
- a CDS encoding TetR/AcrR family transcriptional regulator, whose protein sequence is MSTAEETADGELQPWAEVTPDAARRLLVAAVEAFAERGYHATTTRDIAGRAGMSPAALYIHYKTKEELLHRISRIGHEKALDILRTAGAREGSPTERLADAVSSFVRWHAGGRTTARVVQYELDSLGADARAEIIGLRRQVDAEVRAIIEDGVAAGDFDVPDVPGTTLAVLSLCIDVARWFNVNGPRTPEMVGDLYADLVLRMVGAQRRP, encoded by the coding sequence ATGAGTACGGCGGAGGAGACGGCCGACGGCGAACTGCAGCCGTGGGCCGAGGTCACCCCGGACGCGGCACGGCGGCTGCTCGTCGCCGCGGTGGAGGCCTTCGCCGAGCGCGGGTACCACGCGACGACGACCCGCGACATCGCGGGCCGGGCGGGGATGAGCCCGGCGGCGCTCTACATCCACTACAAGACCAAGGAAGAGCTGCTCCACCGGATCAGCAGGATCGGCCACGAGAAGGCCCTCGACATCCTGCGGACCGCGGGCGCCCGTGAGGGCAGCCCGACCGAGCGGCTCGCCGACGCCGTGAGCTCCTTCGTCCGGTGGCACGCCGGGGGGCGCACCACCGCACGGGTGGTGCAGTACGAACTGGACTCGCTCGGCGCCGACGCCCGCGCGGAGATCATCGGCCTGCGCCGGCAGGTCGACGCCGAGGTGCGCGCGATCATCGAGGACGGCGTGGCCGCGGGTGACTTCGACGTCCCGGACGTGCCGGGGACCACGCTCGCCGTGTTGTCGCTGTGCATCGACGTGGCCCGCTGGTTCAACGTGAACGGACCCCGCACCCCGGAAATGGTCGGCGACCTGTATGCGGATCTGGTGCTGCGGATGGTGGGGGCGCAGCGCCGTCCATAA
- a CDS encoding DMT family transporter, whose product MNPLPTGRRTDLPAATAAGVTVLLWASAFVSIRSAGEAYAPGALALGRLLAGALVLGAICLVRREGLPARAAWPGIVVSGLLWFGLYMVVLNWGEQKVDAGTAALVVNIGPLIMALLAGWLLKEGLPSRLLAGMAVSFVGAAVVGLSMSGEGSASVLGVLLCLLAAVAYAGGVVAQKPALRHGSALQVTTYGCVIGAVACLPFAGQLVSDARDAPLSATLNMLYLGVFPTALAFTTWAFALARTTAGRMGATTYAVPALVVLMSWVALDEVPGWITLVGGLVCLAGVAVSRSGPRAGTPATAATTTPLVPPATAVGAAPETRPEPRSDRT is encoded by the coding sequence ATGAACCCTCTCCCCACCGGCCGCCGGACCGACCTGCCGGCAGCCACAGCGGCCGGCGTCACCGTGCTGCTGTGGGCCTCCGCCTTCGTGTCCATCCGCAGCGCCGGTGAGGCCTACGCCCCCGGCGCGCTGGCGCTGGGCCGGCTGCTCGCCGGGGCGCTGGTCCTCGGAGCGATCTGCCTGGTACGCCGGGAAGGGCTCCCCGCACGGGCCGCCTGGCCGGGGATCGTGGTGTCCGGGCTGCTCTGGTTCGGCCTGTACATGGTGGTCCTCAACTGGGGTGAGCAGAAGGTCGACGCGGGCACCGCCGCACTCGTGGTGAACATCGGGCCGCTCATCATGGCCCTGCTCGCCGGATGGCTGCTCAAGGAGGGGCTGCCCTCGCGGCTGCTCGCCGGGATGGCCGTCTCCTTCGTGGGAGCGGCGGTCGTCGGCCTGTCCATGTCGGGCGAGGGCAGCGCCTCCGTGCTCGGCGTGCTGCTCTGCCTGCTCGCCGCGGTCGCGTACGCGGGCGGGGTGGTCGCCCAGAAGCCAGCCCTGCGGCACGGCTCCGCGCTCCAGGTGACGACGTACGGGTGTGTGATCGGCGCGGTGGCCTGTCTGCCGTTCGCCGGGCAGCTGGTCTCCGACGCCCGGGACGCCCCGCTGTCCGCGACCCTCAACATGCTGTATCTGGGCGTCTTTCCGACCGCCCTGGCGTTCACGACCTGGGCGTTCGCGCTGGCCCGTACGACGGCCGGGCGGATGGGGGCCACGACGTACGCGGTGCCCGCGCTGGTGGTGCTGATGTCCTGGGTGGCGCTCGACGAGGTGCCGGGCTGGATCACACTCGTCGGCGGACTGGTGTGTCTCGCGGGGGTGGCGGTGTCGCGGTCCGGGCCCCGGGCGGGGACGCCCGCGACGGCGGCCACGACCACCCCTTTGGTCCCTCCCGCCACGGCGGTCGGCGCGGCTCCGGAGACGCGTCCGGAGCCGCGGTCCGACAGGACCTGA
- a CDS encoding 3-keto-5-aminohexanoate cleavage protein, with protein MVQVCVNGGRGSGDGTLVPLSPRAMADSAAEAVAAGASDIHVHPKSPCGEDTLSSKAVAATLDEIRSQVDVPVGVTTGAWAEPDPAARVARVHEWSVLPDHASVNWHEPGAEEVAAALLERGVGVEAGIWSGTDGAARFMASPLGPRVLRVLAEVTDPHPVSAEVTARELLAALGTAHGRPVLLHGEEGGAWPVLRLAVRLGLATRIGLEDTLVLPDGRRAASNAELVTEALRRYERGAGPESAAECGPESGGGSSGRRP; from the coding sequence ATGGTCCAGGTCTGTGTGAACGGGGGGCGCGGGTCCGGCGACGGCACGCTCGTACCGCTGTCGCCGAGAGCGATGGCCGACTCCGCGGCGGAAGCCGTCGCGGCCGGGGCGTCGGACATCCATGTGCATCCCAAGTCCCCCTGTGGGGAAGACACGCTGTCGTCGAAGGCGGTTGCGGCGACACTGGACGAAATCCGGTCGCAGGTGGACGTTCCCGTCGGAGTGACCACCGGCGCCTGGGCCGAGCCCGACCCCGCGGCCCGCGTCGCGCGCGTTCATGAGTGGAGCGTCCTGCCCGACCACGCCTCGGTCAACTGGCACGAGCCGGGCGCCGAGGAGGTCGCCGCGGCGCTCCTGGAGCGGGGCGTGGGCGTCGAGGCGGGCATCTGGTCCGGCACGGACGGGGCCGCGCGGTTCATGGCGTCACCGCTCGGGCCGCGGGTGCTGCGCGTACTGGCGGAGGTGACGGACCCGCATCCGGTTTCCGCCGAGGTCACGGCCCGGGAGCTGCTGGCCGCCCTGGGCACCGCGCACGGCCGCCCCGTCCTGCTGCACGGGGAGGAGGGCGGCGCCTGGCCCGTGCTGCGTCTCGCCGTGCGCCTGGGCCTGGCGACCCGTATCGGCCTGGAGGACACGCTGGTCCTGCCGGACGGCCGACGGGCCGCGTCCAACGCCGAGTTGGTGACGGAGGCCCTGCGCCGGTACGAGCGCGGGGCCGGGCCCGAGTCCGCGGCGGAGTGCGGGCCCGAGTCCGGGGGCGGCTCCTCCGGGCGGCGGCCGTGA
- a CDS encoding RNA ligase (ATP), protein MSTLRVTAEVLTVHEHPNADALELAQVGLYRAVVAKGAYRTGESAVYIPEQSVLPRELIEELGLTGRLAGSGSDRVKAVRLRGELSQGIVCRPKALAGVDLARAAADGTDFAAQLGVTKWVPPVPPTMDGDIEPAPDLLPWVDIENIQRYPGIFAPGEEVVLTEKLHGTACLVTYFAEDGRVQVSSKGFGAKRLALKEDPRNLYWRAVHGHDVTAVAARLAERLGARRIGIFGEVYGAGVQDLTYGADGRRATLGYAVFDVSADIDGEVRWLDAAELLTGELPLVPRLYTGPYDIGRVLEFASGRESVSGQGIHLREGVVVRPVVERYSTVTGGRAVAKAVSPAYLTRKGGTEYE, encoded by the coding sequence ATGTCGACGCTGCGCGTCACCGCCGAAGTACTGACCGTCCACGAGCATCCGAACGCCGACGCGCTCGAACTGGCCCAGGTGGGCCTGTACCGAGCCGTGGTCGCCAAGGGCGCGTACCGCACCGGCGAGAGCGCCGTCTACATCCCGGAGCAGTCCGTGCTGCCGCGGGAGCTGATCGAGGAGCTGGGGCTGACGGGGCGTCTCGCGGGCAGCGGCTCGGACCGGGTGAAGGCGGTCCGGCTGCGCGGCGAGCTGTCCCAGGGGATCGTCTGCCGGCCGAAGGCACTGGCCGGCGTCGACCTGGCGCGGGCCGCCGCGGACGGCACGGACTTCGCGGCACAGCTCGGCGTCACCAAGTGGGTACCGCCCGTCCCTCCGACCATGGACGGCGACATCGAGCCGGCTCCCGATCTGCTGCCCTGGGTCGACATCGAGAACATCCAGCGGTATCCCGGCATCTTCGCCCCGGGCGAGGAGGTGGTCCTGACCGAGAAACTGCACGGCACGGCCTGCCTGGTCACGTACTTCGCCGAGGACGGCCGCGTCCAGGTCTCCTCGAAGGGCTTCGGCGCCAAACGCCTGGCGCTGAAGGAGGACCCGCGCAATCTGTACTGGCGTGCCGTCCACGGCCACGACGTCACGGCGGTCGCGGCCCGGCTCGCCGAACGGCTCGGGGCACGCCGCATCGGCATCTTCGGCGAGGTGTACGGGGCGGGGGTGCAGGACCTGACGTACGGCGCCGACGGCCGCCGCGCGACCCTCGGGTACGCGGTGTTCGACGTGTCCGCGGACATCGACGGCGAGGTCCGCTGGCTGGACGCGGCGGAGCTGCTCACCGGTGAACTGCCGCTCGTACCGAGGCTGTACACGGGCCCGTACGACATCGGGCGGGTGCTGGAGTTCGCCTCCGGCCGCGAGAGCGTCTCGGGGCAGGGGATCCATCTGCGCGAGGGGGTCGTCGTCCGGCCCGTCGTCGAGCGGTACAGCACCGTGACGGGCGGCCGGGCCGTCGCGAAGGCGGTCAGCCCCGCCTATCTGACGCGCAAGGGCGGCACGGAGTACGAGTGA
- a CDS encoding acyl-CoA dehydrogenase family protein, producing the protein MNLELSEEQTAVRRLARDFVAREITPNVIAWDRAEEVDRSIVKKLGEVGFLGLTVDEEYGGSGGDHLAYCLVTEELGRGDSSVRGIVSVSLGLVAKTIASWGSEEQKRQWLPGLTSGGYIGCFGLTEPGTGSDAGNLSTKAVRDGDAYVISGSKMFITNGTWADVVLLFARSTDAPGHKGVSAFLVPTDSPGLSRRTIHGKLGLRGQATAELTLEDVRVPASAMLGPEGKGFAVAMSALAKGRMSVAAGCVGIAQAALEAAVTYATEREQFGKTIAHHQLVQELISDIAVDVDAARLLTWRVADLVDRGQPFATESSKAKLFASEAAVRAANNALQVFGGYGYIDEYPAGKLLRDARVMTLYEGTSQIQKLVIGRALTGVSAF; encoded by the coding sequence GTGAACCTGGAACTCAGTGAGGAGCAGACCGCCGTCCGGCGCCTGGCCAGGGACTTCGTCGCGCGCGAGATCACCCCGAACGTGATCGCCTGGGACCGCGCGGAGGAGGTCGACCGCTCGATCGTCAAGAAGCTCGGCGAGGTCGGCTTCCTCGGCCTCACCGTCGACGAGGAGTACGGCGGCTCCGGCGGCGACCACCTCGCGTACTGCCTCGTGACGGAGGAACTGGGCCGGGGCGACTCCTCGGTCCGGGGCATCGTCTCGGTCTCGCTCGGGCTCGTCGCCAAGACCATCGCGTCCTGGGGGAGCGAGGAGCAGAAGCGGCAGTGGCTGCCGGGGCTCACCTCCGGCGGGTACATCGGCTGCTTCGGCCTCACCGAACCGGGCACCGGATCCGACGCGGGCAACCTGTCGACGAAGGCGGTGCGCGACGGCGACGCGTACGTCATCAGCGGCAGCAAGATGTTCATCACCAACGGGACCTGGGCGGACGTCGTCCTGCTCTTCGCCCGCTCGACCGACGCCCCCGGCCACAAGGGCGTCTCCGCCTTCCTCGTGCCGACCGACAGCCCCGGCCTGAGCCGCCGCACCATCCACGGCAAGCTCGGACTGCGCGGCCAGGCCACCGCCGAACTGACCCTGGAGGACGTCCGGGTACCCGCCTCGGCGATGCTCGGCCCCGAGGGCAAGGGCTTCGCCGTCGCCATGTCGGCGCTGGCCAAGGGCCGGATGTCGGTGGCGGCGGGCTGCGTGGGCATCGCCCAGGCCGCGCTGGAGGCCGCCGTGACGTACGCGACCGAGCGCGAGCAGTTCGGGAAGACCATCGCCCACCACCAGCTCGTACAGGAACTGATCAGCGACATCGCCGTGGACGTGGACGCGGCACGGCTGCTCACCTGGCGCGTCGCCGATCTCGTCGACCGCGGACAGCCGTTCGCCACCGAGTCCTCGAAGGCCAAGCTCTTCGCCTCGGAGGCCGCGGTGCGCGCCGCGAACAACGCGCTCCAGGTCTTCGGCGGCTATGGCTACATCGACGAGTACCCGGCCGGAAAGCTGCTGCGCGACGCCCGGGTCATGACGCTCTACGAGGGCACCAGCCAGATACAGAAGCTGGTCATCGGGCGTGCGCTGACCGGGGTTTCGGCCTTCTGA
- the soxR gene encoding redox-sensitive transcriptional activator SoxR, with protein MPQIPETIHELTVGQLSARSGAAVSALHFYESKGLISSRRTSGNQRRYHRDALRRVAFVRAAQRVGIPLATIRDALAELPEERTPTREDWARLSEAWRSELDERIKQLGRLRDHLTDCIGCGCLSLENCVLSNPDDVFGERQSGSRLMVERGGQRGSRKPEPRKDPRKDPGNCG; from the coding sequence GTGCCCCAGATTCCTGAGACGATCCATGAACTCACGGTCGGCCAGCTGTCGGCCCGCAGTGGTGCCGCCGTCTCGGCCCTGCACTTCTACGAGTCCAAGGGCCTGATCAGCAGCCGCCGCACGTCGGGCAACCAGCGCCGCTACCACCGTGACGCCCTGCGCCGGGTCGCCTTCGTACGGGCCGCGCAGCGCGTCGGTATCCCGCTGGCCACGATCCGTGACGCGCTCGCCGAACTGCCCGAGGAGCGCACGCCGACCCGGGAGGACTGGGCCCGGCTCTCGGAGGCATGGCGCTCCGAACTCGACGAGCGCATCAAGCAGTTGGGCCGCCTGCGGGACCACCTCACGGACTGCATCGGCTGCGGCTGCCTGTCCCTGGAGAACTGCGTGCTGTCCAACCCCGACGACGTCTTCGGCGAGCGGCAGAGCGGTTCCCGCCTCATGGTGGAGCGCGGCGGACAGCGCGGGAGCCGGAAGCCGGAACCGCGGAAGGATCCGCGGAAGGACCCGGGGAACTGCGGTTGA
- a CDS encoding MaoC family dehydratase has translation MAEPRIFTSADELTAAVGEQLGHSDWVEVDQKRIDLFAEATGDHQWIHVDAARAAAGPFGTTIAHGYLTLSLLPLFGPQLIAVEGVKMGVNYGTNKVRFPAPVPVGSRLRATAKITAVDPVAGGVQVSVGFTVEREGGEKPVCVAESVSRYYF, from the coding sequence ATGGCAGAGCCGAGGATCTTCACGTCCGCCGACGAGCTGACGGCGGCGGTGGGTGAGCAGTTGGGGCACAGCGACTGGGTGGAGGTCGACCAGAAGCGGATCGATCTGTTCGCCGAGGCGACCGGTGACCACCAGTGGATCCATGTGGATGCCGCCAGGGCCGCGGCCGGGCCCTTCGGGACGACCATCGCCCACGGGTATCTGACGTTGTCGTTGCTGCCGTTGTTCGGGCCGCAGCTGATCGCTGTCGAGGGCGTGAAGATGGGCGTCAACTACGGGACGAACAAGGTGCGCTTCCCGGCGCCGGTGCCGGTCGGTTCACGGCTGAGGGCCACGGCGAAGATCACGGCTGTCGATCCGGTGGCGGGGGGAGTACAGGTTTCCGTCGGCTTCACCGTGGAGCGGGAAGGCGGGGAGAAGCCGGTCTGCGTGGCCGAGTCGGTGTCCCGGTACTACTTCTGA